A window of Anaerolineae bacterium genomic DNA:
GCCCGACCATTTTCCCGACCACGCCGGCGAAGGGGCCGGCGGCATTGACCACAATGCGGGTAGAAATGGTGCCGCGCGTTGTTTCCACCGCCTTGACCCCTTGCGCGTCCACTTGGATACCGATGGCCTTGGTGGAGATGAGGAATTTGGCCGTGCTCCCCTTGGCGAAGCCCTGGGTGACCTCGTGGGTGGAGAGCCAGCCGTCGTTCTGCCGGAACGTGGCGCCCACCACTGTCGGCGCGACGAAGGGGAAGCGCCGGCGCACCTCATCGCCGGTCAGGAACTCGGCATCGGTCACGCCGTAGGCATGGTACTGCTGGACGGCCTTCTGCAGGGCGTCCAGCATCCCTTCATCGTCTGTCATGAACAGATAGCCCTGATGATGGATGGAGATGTCATAGCCCGGGATGCCGATGATATCGGCAAAGTTATCGAATATCTCGATGCTGGGCTTGGCCAGCTCCACCAGGGGCTTTTCCAGGAACTGGGCACGGAAGCATTCTACCGAGTTAGGGGTGGTGAGGGTGGAGAGGCCGTCGCGCATCTCGACCAGGACCGTGTCCAGGCCGGCGCGCGAGACCCAGAAGGCCGTGGCCACCCCCACAATGCCCCCGCCGATGACCACCACATCCGCCGTCTTCGGGAAATCCGCCTCCGTCGGCACGTAAATCTGTCCCATAGCACGCTCTCCTGGTTAGCCGCCCTTG
This region includes:
- a CDS encoding FAD-binding oxidoreductase: MGQIYVPTEADFPKTADVVVIGGGIVGVATAFWVSRAGLDTVLVEMRDGLSTLTTPNSVECFRAQFLEKPLVELAKPSIEIFDNFADIIGIPGYDISIHHQGYLFMTDDEGMLDALQKAVQQYHAYGVTDAEFLTGDEVRRRFPFVAPTVVGATFRQNDGWLSTHEVTQGFAKGSTAKFLISTKAIGIQVDAQGVKAVETTRGTISTRIVVNAAGPFAGVVGKMVGLDLPLTPVRRQKVFIAPQPEIPQDAPFTVDLVNEAYWRPEVGGALLGWVDPEEPPSEPAETLPVDWDFPAIVLEKVMRLSPFWEEIAERLRREEVHVSAGQYVYTPDNHPLIGPVPEVPGFYLNCGYWAGVMLSPEAGRRVAMLITGQMKPEENLLRPTRYAEGIYHPSASFLSGH